GGACGTATTGAGATTCCGCCCGGCTAATCCGCACGCGAGCGGAACTTCAGAAACGCCAGCACGAGCGCGAGCGCGTGCACAGCAAACCCGATCAGCACGACCGCGAGGAATGTCCCGATATCGGAGTGGATCGCCTCGAACGATTTCCCGATCCAGAACGTCGGGAGGATGCCCGCGATATACTGGAACGGCGACTGCGTGAAGAACGGCAGGGCGACCGGCAGGAAAAATATCCCGTCGAGCTTCGCGAGCGCGAGGGCTTCCACCTTATTCCCGGCGAACGCGGTCAGCAGAAGGGTCATCAGCGGCGCCTCCATGCACGCCATCAGCGCGATCGGGATGAACCGCAGGTAGTCGAACTCCGTTAGGCCGATCGCCGGGGCGAGTGTGAGGACGAGGATGAGGCTCGCGAGAGTGGGCATGGCGATCTTGTACGCGAGGTATCCCGTCCGGCGGAGCGGGGTGACAGCGATCACGGGCAGGATATTCTCGTCACGGTCGTCGAGAAGCATGAACGCGACCACCCACCCGTAGAACGCCGGAACCATCAATGTGAAGAACGACATGACCAGCGGGTAATAGGCCCTGAGGTCGAAGTAGGTCAGGAGTACGTCACGGAGCGGAGGCAGGCCGAAACGGAACACGAGCGCCATCAGGAACGGGGCGAACGTGATCGCGATCAGGATATCGTCGCGGAAAATATTCTTGACATCGTTGCGCAGCAGCGCGGCTATTTTTCTCATGCCTTGCCTCCTTTCCTGCCGATGATGTATCGCTCGATCCAGTTGACCGCCCAGAAGTAGGAAAGTACCGCCCATCCTATGAGTACCCCGTATGCGAGGACGATGTCGCCTATGACGGGAGGAACCGGCGATAACGCGCCGCCGACCAATAGGATGGATGCCCATGTCGGGAACAGGCGGAATCCCCAGAACGGCAGGATACCGTAGTAATCGAGGATTGGGACGAACAGGGGTATCATATAGACTACCGCGCTGATGATATACTTGTTCAGGGTCTTGATACGGCTGACCGCGGCGATCCCGATATGGATAAACACCACCGACGTCAGAAGCACTCCCGTAAGGAGCATCGCCCAGTTCGCGTTAAACCCGTTAGCCGCGGCCGCGATAATCCCGCTGGTCAGCACTGCGAGCACGGAAAGCGATATATCCTTCGCGATCACATATTCCCCCGTGCGGATCGGCGTGACGAACAGGTTCTGCAGGGTGTTCTCGTCCTTTTCCAGCAGGATAATCCCGCCGATAAAAAAGAATCCGAGCACCGCGGGGTCGGAGAAAATAACAAACGCCGCCGCCTGAGAACGGACGCCGGGGGCGAACAGGAAGAGGAGCGCGATATATAGCGCGCACACCACCGCGTAAGCGTAATAGAACCCGTGCCGGAACTGCAGGACGATCTGGAAACGGAACGCCGATAGGAGCCTCATTGCGCGGCCTCCGAGGCGAGATCGCGGCCGGTGACTTTGATAAAAATATCCGCGAGCGACGCTTCCTGCGAGTGGATGGTCTCGATCTTTTTATTCTTCAGGATGCCGAGGAATTCCGGGTTAGCCCCGATCCCGTCAAAATCGAACTCGCGGGACTCGATCGCATCGTTCGCGCGGTACTCCACCCGGATAGTCTTACGCCCCATACGGATTTTCAGCTCGCGCGGGGAGTCCGCTATCGAGATTTTCCCGTCGACAATAAACGCGACCCGGTCGCAGAGTTCGTCGGCGTCGGTCATATTATGGGTGGTCAGGAAGATAGTCTTCCCGGCGGCTTTTTTCTCGAGAATGATATCCTTGATACGGCGGGCGTTGACCGGGTCGAGTCCCGATGTCGGCTCGTCGAGGAAAAGGATGTCGGGGTTATTGAGGAGCGAGCGCGCGAAATTGAGACGCATCTTCATGCCCTTGGAATAACTTGACACGCGGGTGTTCTTATCGTCCATGAGCGCGAGCGATTCGAGGAGTTTCTCAGGATCCTCGGTACTGCGGGAGTAGAGGGAGCGGAAGAAGCGCAGGTTTTCGAGGCCGGTGAGCTTCCCGAAGAGGTTGGGCAGTTCGAACGATACGCCGATATTTTCGTAGAAGTCGGGTCCGATATCCGCGAGGCTTTTTCCGTCGACCTCCACCGAGCCCGTGAACCCCTTCAGGATACCGATGATGATTTTCTGGGTGGTGGATTTCCCGGCGCCCGACGGCCCGAGGAAGCCGAAAATTTCGCCCGGCTCGATCTGGAAATCGAGACTGTGCAGTGTTTCGGCGGGGGCGCCCGGGTAGGTAAAGTTGAGTCCTTTGACGTTTATCATGCGTTCCTCCTGTTATTCCTGAATCAATCCGTCGCAGATCAGGTCGATCATCAGATCGAGCACCTGC
The Brevinematales bacterium DNA segment above includes these coding regions:
- a CDS encoding ABC transporter ATP-binding protein, encoding MINVKGLNFTYPGAPAETLHSLDFQIEPGEIFGFLGPSGAGKSTTQKIIIGILKGFTGSVEVDGKSLADIGPDFYENIGVSFELPNLFGKLTGLENLRFFRSLYSRSTEDPEKLLESLALMDDKNTRVSSYSKGMKMRLNFARSLLNNPDILFLDEPTSGLDPVNARRIKDIILEKKAAGKTIFLTTHNMTDADELCDRVAFIVDGKISIADSPRELKIRMGRKTIRVEYRANDAIESREFDFDGIGANPEFLGILKNKKIETIHSQEASLADIFIKVTGRDLASEAAQ